Proteins from one Capricornis sumatraensis isolate serow.1 chromosome 2, serow.2, whole genome shotgun sequence genomic window:
- the GATAD2B gene encoding transcriptional repressor p66-beta, whose translation MDRMTEDALRLNLLKRSLDPADERDDVLAKRLKMEGHEAMERLKMLALLKRKDLANLEVPHELPTKQDGSGVKGYEEKLNGNLRPHGDNRTAGRPGKENINDEPVDMSARRSEPDRGRLTPSPDIIVLSDNEASSPRSSSRMEERLKAANLEMFKGKGIEERQQLIKQLRDELRLEEARLVLLKKLRQSQLQKENVVQKTPVVQNAASIVQPSPAHVGQQGLSKLPSRPGAQGVEQNLRTLQGHSVIRSATNTTLPHMLMSQRVIAPNPAQLQGQRGPPKPGLVRTTTPNMNPTINYQPQSSSSVPCQRTTSSAIYMNLASHIQPGTVNRVSSPLPSPSAMTDAANSQAAAKLALRKQLEKTLLEIPPPKPPAPLLHFLPSAANSEFIYMVGLEEVVQSVIDSQGKSCASLLRVEPFVCAQCRTDFTPHWKQEKNGKILCEQCMTSNQKKALKAEHTNRLKNAFVKALQQEQEIEQRLQQQAALSPTTAPAVSSVSKQETIMRHHTLRQAPQPQSSLQRGIPTSARSMLSNFAQAPQLSVPGGLLGMPGVNIAYLNTGIGGHKAPSLADRQREYLLDMIPPRSISQSISGQK comes from the exons ATGGATAGAATGACAGAGGATGCTCTTCGCCTGAATCTGTTGAAGCGGAGCTTGGACCCAGCTGATGAACGAGATGATGTCCTGGCTAAACGACTCAAAATGGAAGGGCATGAGGCCATGGAACGTCTGAAAATGTTGGCACTGCTCAAACGAAAGGACTTGGCAAATCTTGAGGTGCCACATGAGTTACCCACTAAACAAGATGGCAGTGGAGTCAAGGGCTATGAAGAGAAGCTTAATGGGAATCTCAGGCCTCATGGAGACAACAGGACTGCTGGAAGGCCAGGCAAAGAAAACATCAATGATGAACCTGTAGATATGAGTGCCAGACGGAG TGAACCAGACCGAGGAAGACTAACTCCCTCCCCAGACATCATTGTTTTGTCTGATAATGAGGCTTCCAGCCCCCGTTCCAGCTCCCGAATGGAAGAAAGACTCAAAGCAGCCAACCTAGAGATGTTTAAG GGGAAAGGCATTGAAGAACGGCAGCAACTCATCAAGCAGCTGAGAGATGAGCTGCGATTGGAAGAAGCCCGACTGGTGCTGTtaaagaaactgagacagagTCAGCTACAGAAAGAGAACGTGGTCCAGAAG ACTCCAGTTGTACAGAATGCAGCATCTATTGTTCAGCCATCTCCTGCCCATGTGGGACAGCAAGGCCTGTCCAAGCTTCCCTCCCGGCCTGGGGCCCAAGGGGTTGAACAGAATTTGAGAACATTACAG GGTCACAGTGTCATCCGTTCAGCGACCAATACCACCCTCCCACACATGTTAATGTCTCAACGTGTGATTGCGCCAAACCCAGCCCAGCTACAGGGTCAGCGGGGCCCACCTAAGCCTGGCCTTGTACGCACCACAACACCCAATATGAATCCCACCATCAATTACCAACCG CAGTCAAGTTCTTCTGTTCCCTGTCAGCGCACAACATCCTCTGCCATCTATATGAATCTTGCCTCCCATATCCAGCCAGGGACCGTGAACAGAGTGTCCTCACCACTCCCTAGCCCCAGCGCCATGACAGATGCTGCCAACTCACAGGCTGCAGCCAAATTGGCTCTTCGCAAACAGCTGGAAAAGACACTCTTGGAGATTCCACCCCCTAAACCACCTGCTCCCTTGCTTCACTTCCTGCCTAGTGCAGCCAATAGCGAGTTCATCTACATGGTAGGCTTGGAGGAAGTCGTACAGAGTGTCATCGACAGCCAAG GGAAAAGCTGTGCCTCTCTTCTGCGGGTCGAACCCTTTGTTTGTGCCCAGTGCCGCACAGACTTTACCCCTCACTGGAAGCAGGAGAAGAATGGTAAGATTCTATGTGAGCAGTGTATGACCTCCAACCAGAAGAAGGCTCTAAAGGCAGAACACACCAACCGGCTGAAAAATGCTTTTGTTAAAGCCCTACAGCAGGAACAG GAAATTGAACAGCGATTACAGCAGCAGGCAGCCCTCTCCCCCACTACGGCTCCAGCTGTGTCCAGTGTCAGTAAACAAGAGACCATAATGAGACATCATACGCTTCGGCAG GCTCCGCAGCCCCAAAGCAGCCTCCAGCGTGGTATACCCACATCTGCCCGTTCCATGCTTTCCAACTTTGCACAGGCACCCCAGCTGTCTGTGCCGGGGGGCCTCCTTGGTATGCCAG GTGTCAACATTGCATACTTGAACACTGGTATCGGAGGACACAAAGCCCCCAGTCTGGCAGACCGACAGCGGGAATACCTTTTAGACATGATCCCTCCCCGGTCTATATCGCAGTCCATCAGTGGACAGAAATAA